The genomic window TTCGCTATATAAAATCTTTTATTCACAACCATTTCTAGAAGGTGCGATCGCTCACATATATATAATGATGGTCTTCTCTTCTAGATATTTTTTGCTTTCGGCTAAAAACTGAAATCCAATTGTGTTTTAGCTAATAAAGTTTGCATACCAATATGCTAGAAAATCTTTATGATAAAAACAAATACTTTTAGTTCTTAACTTGATAAATAAAAGTGATATAAATTCATATTGGCATTGCAAAGTTTTCTATAAACCCTACTGACCATTCATTTGAGTTTGGACGGACTCTCGTGTAAGGTAGCCGTTCAGGAGGATAAAATAAGCTGATCGTGTCAAAATGTTAAATGTATACTTTATTTGCAAACTCATTTATGCCAAAAGCAATTTGGAATGGAACAGTTTTAGCTGAGAGCGATAATACCGTAGTTGTGGAAAACAACCATTATTTCCCTGCTGACACCATTAACAAGCAGTACTTCACAGACAGTAACACCCACACTACTTGTCCTTGGAAAGGTGTCGCCAGCTACTACAGTATCGACGTTGATGGGCAAGTCAACAAAGATGCCGCATGGTACTATCCCAGCGCCAAAGAGAAGGCTAAGAATATTGAAGGTTATGTAGCCTTCTGGAAGGGTGTAAAAGTTGAGGCTTAATAAAGGTTCCTGGAAGTATTTTATTTTCAGGGACATTAATATTATGTCCGGCTAATTGCCTATTAAATAATTAGCCCGCGCAGGCGGGCTAATTATTTAAACTATTTGCGAATTTATTTTAACTGTTCTTGTCATCACTCGTTTGACGACTATAGACAAGAGTTTTGGAGTGTAATCTACTGAAGCGATCGCCATCATAAACTCTAAGTTCAAGTAAAACTTTATTTTTAAACGTAATTACACTACGCCTTGCGAAATGCTGCTTGCTTTCTCTTCACCAGCCAAGCCAGACTACCAGCAAGTATACTACCAGCGATCGCTAGCCCAGAAAGTGTAATATTCGCGGCGCTAATCTCAAACACAGGGAATTGATTATTGCCACTTAAAACTCATCGGATTTATTTGTCAAAATTAAAAAAGTCTGGGATATTAGTCTTACATCTTTTAAGTGAATATTAATCATCTTTATTGACTAATTTTTGTTGGTTTTAGCCATGCAAAAACCTGCCTAACTGTTAAATTAATTTGCAAAAATTCAGGCACAGGCAATACTTCATCCCCAGTCATCTCTATAGGTTGCTGTCCTGGCAAAAATACTAATACTAAGCGTTCATCTGGATCGATTAACCAGCCTAATCGAGTACCGTGTTTTAGACAGTGAAGAATATTTATAATTACCTTGGTTGTATTCTGTTCTGGTGAAAGAATTTCAATTGTCCAATCAGGATAAATTCCAAAGGTATTTTCAATTTCCCCATTAGCATCAAAAGGAATCCGTTCCCAAGCAAATACACTCACATCTGGGACAATCGAACGTCCGCCAAAGGTACAGCGTAATTCTGGAAAAGCCAAGGCAATTTCTTGTTCTTCAGCAATTTGGCTAATTGCGTTACAAAGTTTTAGTTGTAGCCGGGAATGTTTGCCTTGTGGCATTGGTTTATGGTAGATACGACCGTCTATAAATTCACTAGCAGGCTTGGTTTCTGGCAGTTTGAGGAACTCTGCCAAGGAGATTGATTTGTCCAGCGTGGTTGTCATAGCTGTGCAAATGCCATATTTGATTGGAATCTTAGCATTTTCTGTCCTTGGATTTTAGGTAGCGAGTCTATTCTGCTTGATGTTACTGCTTACCTAAAAATAGCTGTAAGCTGTGGTTAGGACTTGTATTGATAAGTTTTGCTTAAGCTGTAGTAACGCTCGCATAAGCTTTGCCATAGATAAGCATTCTGAACCAAACAACTTGTGTTGTTAACGAATGGACAAGTTTTCGTTACCAACGGATAAGCTGCATGGCGAGTTGAAGAAATTGAAGTTCCTCTAAGCTACAAATGAGTATCCGTTTATAATTAATACTTAATTTATTTGATTAAATTTTAAGCATTTATTATGAAGGCGACAGCATTTGTTATAAATGAGTACACAATTGCTACAAATGAGTACCCATTTATAATAAATGCTTAATTTGTTAGCTTAAATTTTAAGTATTAGTTATGAATGAGACAGCGATCGCTACAAATGAGTACCCATTTATAATAAATGCTTAATTTGTTAGCTTAAATTTTAAGCATTAGTTATGAATGAGACAGCGATCGCTACAAATGAGTACGCAATCGCAGCAAATGAGTATCCATTTATAATAAAAGCTTAAGCTGTTGTTGCTAACAGACAAAGATTCGTAACGTCCGCGTCTGTCTTTGTAATGAGTGACAAGCTGTTTTTATCACGGGAACTTCATTTGTAACGTCGCTGCTGCAAAAGTACTTAAATTATTCTTGTGAAGAGGATTTTCTTTAAGCATTGCATCGCACGAGTAGCAACATTATGCTGATGCCAAGCTTGATAGAAATCAGAGTAAGGCATATTCTGAGCGCATTTCCAAGCTAAATCGTAGTATTCATCATCCAATCGCCAATAACCACTTAAAGCTTTGACTACCTCAAAGCGATGCTGATTATTCTGTATAATTTCCCCTAACCTTGATGCTACCTGCCAACGGGTGTATTTATCCAGATTAGTTGATTGCAGCAGTTGCACCAAGGCTGCGATCGCAATTTCATTGCCAGTGCCGATTTTCCCTAAGCTATCTGCTACCTGCCTACGGGTGTAGTCATCCAGATTAGTTGATTGCAGCAGTTGCACCAAGGCGGCGATCGCAAATTCATTGCCTGTGTCGATTTCCTCTAAGCTATATGCTACCTGCCTACGGGTGTAGTCATCCACAGTAGTTGATTGCAGCAGTTGCACTAAGGCGGCGATCGCAAATTCATTGCCTGTGTCGATTTCCCCTAAGCTTGATGCTGTTTGCCTACGGGTGTAGTCATCCACAGTAGTTGATTGCAGCAGTTGCACTAAGGCGGCGATCGCAAATTCATTGCCTGGGTCGATTTTCCCTAAGCTAGATCCTGCCTGCCGCCTACGGGTGGAGTGATTTACATTAGTTGATTGCAGCAGTTGCACCAAGGCTGCGATCGCTTTTATACGGTCTGTCTGTTGCAGTGCTGACCTAGCTTCCTGTTTAATTGAACTTAAACCATCAATTGGTGTAAATAGATCCGAGAGATGAGTTATGGATGCTGAGGAATTGCTCAGGCGTTATGCTGCCGGGGAAAGAGATTTTCGTGGTGTTGATTTGCAAGGAATTTACTTGAGAGAGGCTGAGTTGACTCGGATTAACCTGGGAAGAGCCAACTTGAGAGGAGCTGATTTGATAGGTGCTAACTTGATGTGTGCTAATTTGAGAGAGGCTGACCTCACTAATGCCAATTTGAAGGGAGCCGAATTGAGTAATGCCAATATGATCCAAGCTAACTTGCAGGGGGCTGATCTCAGACGTGCATTGATATGGGGTACCGGGTTGAGAGAAGCTGACTTGACTGGTGCTAACTTGGAAGGAGCTAATTTGACCGATGCTGTTTTGATTAATGCCGAATTTGGAGTTGTTAGCCTGGAGCGTACTATTCTGATTGGTACTAACCTGGAAGGAATTAAAATTTCCGGTCATCCAACTGTTGGATTGAACAGTATCTTCAATGCTTTCTACTGGTACACTATCTTGCCAGATGGAAGAACTGAGGTTGGTCCCAGATACGGTTCCTAAATTGGATATAGATTGTGTCTCAGCCAACAGTGATGAACGGTTCGGTACAGATTTTGTTTCAATGATTTCTCGAGTTTTACTGTTGATATCTGAAAAGAATTGAAGATTAGTGACTTTTTGTAATTCCCTTAAAGATACTCTCCAATTTTGCCAGTCTTTCCACTCGTCTAGATTATTAATTTTTATTTGGTATGGGTAAGCAGGAATTGAGAAAGTATTTGGAAATGTGGTTGCTGAATCGACGTTAGGAATTATGACTGCAATCACATCTTCTATATGATTTGGATTTTTTTGAATGTCCCCTATACTAAGTCCTGGTTGATCTAAAACTAAGATAAGTTTCCAAGCATGTGTTGAGACTTGAGAGTATTTTCGATTTCTTGAATTTTTTGAGTGAGTTTTGGTTCTGCTTTTGCTGCTGCTTCCACTTCCACAACTGCTTGAGCAATTTCTGGATCTGTGTCTGCTGCTGCTTTCAGTTCCAGTACTGCTTGACCATAATCTAATCGCTGGGGTTCGTTTCCCTCTACAGCACTGGTGAGTAATGGCGATTTATTCTTTTGGCGGAGTAATCCGATTAACTTACCACCTAGCGTCCATGTAGCATCGCCGATATTTTCGCCGATTTTCTCCTGCGCTTTAGTCCAAAGCGTAGTTGCGATCGCAGTAGCAACAGCCGTCAGTGTTACAGCTACCATAAATTCACCACAAATTGAATTGATATAGAAATTATTTCAATTGACACAAATAGTATTACGCAAAAGCTGGGCGATTATTACTGATATAATTCAGTTTTTTAAGCCACGCAGGCGGGTTTTGTCTGTATAGCCGCAACTTCTAGTAGTCCACCACATCAACATTGCAGGGTAAACGAAGTTTGAGAATATTTCTCTCTTCCTCTTCCTCTGTGTTCTCTGCGCCTCTGTGGTTCGTTATTTAACTCTACAAACTTAGCTTGGCAGACTACTAGTTGCCAAGGCACTAACACACCCTACGAAAATATCTAAAATCTAATTATGAATTAACGCCGTGT from Nostoc sp. UHCC 0926 includes these protein-coding regions:
- a CDS encoding Uma2 family endonuclease, with translation MTTTLDKSISLAEFLKLPETKPASEFIDGRIYHKPMPQGKHSRLQLKLCNAISQIAEEQEIALAFPELRCTFGGRSIVPDVSVFAWERIPFDANGEIENTFGIYPDWTIEILSPEQNTTKVIINILHCLKHGTRLGWLIDPDERLVLVFLPGQQPIEMTGDEVLPVPEFLQINLTVRQVFAWLKPTKISQ
- a CDS encoding DUF427 domain-containing protein; translated protein: MPKAIWNGTVLAESDNTVVVENNHYFPADTINKQYFTDSNTHTTCPWKGVASYYSIDVDGQVNKDAAWYYPSAKEKAKNIEGYVAFWKGVKVEA
- a CDS encoding HEAT repeat domain-containing protein, coding for MQLLQSTNVNHSTRRRQAGSSLGKIDPGNEFAIAALVQLLQSTTVDDYTRRQTASSLGEIDTGNEFAIAALVQLLQSTTVDDYTRRQVAYSLEEIDTGNEFAIAALVQLLQSTNLDDYTRRQVADSLGKIGTGNEIAIAALVQLLQSTNLDKYTRWQVASRLGEIIQNNQHRFEVVKALSGYWRLDDEYYDLAWKCAQNMPYSDFYQAWHQHNVATRAMQCLKKILFTRII
- a CDS encoding pentapeptide repeat-containing protein, with product MDAEELLRRYAAGERDFRGVDLQGIYLREAELTRINLGRANLRGADLIGANLMCANLREADLTNANLKGAELSNANMIQANLQGADLRRALIWGTGLREADLTGANLEGANLTDAVLINAEFGVVSLERTILIGTNLEGIKISGHPTVGLNSIFNAFYWYTILPDGRTEVGPRYGS